The following proteins come from a genomic window of Nitrospira sp.:
- a CDS encoding Arsenate reductase thioredoxin-coupled, LMWP family, which yields MLRLTESDAVSMLVLCTGNSCRSIMAEALINHSDKHGTHAVSPLG from the coding sequence GTGTTGCGGCTGACGGAAAGCGATGCAGTCAGCATGCTCGTTCTCTGTACGGGAAATTCCTGCCGCTCCATCATGGCCGAAGCCTTGATTAACCATTCGGACAAGCATGGAACTCATGCGGTCTCGCCGCTGGGGTGA
- a CDS encoding putative phosphatase, producing MARVIKALVFDLDGVLIDSEQVWDEVRESYARENGGRWHADAQTDMMGMNSREWSRYMHDEIGLRQSPEEISQQVADRVADVYRRKLPLLPGAVETVQRLAERWPLGVASSSNRPVIDLVLELAGLMPCFAVTVSSEEVRHGKPQPDVYREAARRLAVEPTRCAAVEDSQNGILSAVSAGMRVIAIPNRRYPPSPKALGAAALVLDSLSDLTPATVESL from the coding sequence ATGGCGCGCGTGATCAAGGCGCTCGTGTTCGACCTGGACGGCGTGCTCATCGACTCGGAGCAGGTCTGGGATGAGGTTCGAGAATCCTATGCCCGAGAGAATGGGGGAAGATGGCACGCCGACGCCCAGACCGACATGATGGGCATGAACTCACGCGAATGGTCCCGGTACATGCATGACGAGATCGGCTTGCGACAGTCCCCTGAGGAGATCTCGCAGCAGGTCGCCGACCGTGTCGCGGATGTCTACCGCCGGAAATTGCCGCTGCTGCCGGGGGCCGTCGAGACCGTACAACGATTGGCGGAGCGGTGGCCCCTTGGGGTGGCCTCGTCCTCAAACCGGCCGGTGATTGACCTGGTGCTGGAGTTGGCCGGCCTGATGCCCTGCTTCGCCGTCACGGTGTCCTCCGAGGAGGTACGCCACGGTAAGCCGCAACCGGATGTCTATAGAGAGGCCGCGCGGCGGCTGGCCGTCGAGCCCACGCGCTGCGCGGCCGTTGAAGACTCGCAGAATGGGATCCTCTCCGCCGTGTCAGCCGGCATGCGCGTCATTGCGATCCCGAATCGCCGGTATCCACCGAGTCCAAAGGCACTTGGTGCCGCGGCTTTGGTCCTCGATTCCTTGAGCGACCTCACGCCGGCAACCGTCGAGTCGCTGTAG
- a CDS encoding VOC family protein: MKRVHIHIGVENIEHAIPFYSALFGAAPVKTKTDYAKWLLDDPRVNFAISTRAGKKGVDHLGIQVDDHGELDEVRGRIQSAALPAFNEGETVCCYAKSDKTWVQDPAGVAWETYRTMEDAQIYGKNPAMNESACCTPETKGTPDCCEPLEATAGCCG, translated from the coding sequence ATGAAACGCGTGCATATCCATATCGGTGTGGAAAATATCGAGCATGCCATCCCCTTTTATAGTGCTCTGTTTGGTGCCGCTCCGGTGAAGACCAAAACCGACTATGCGAAGTGGTTGCTTGATGATCCACGCGTGAATTTTGCGATTTCGACCCGCGCCGGCAAGAAAGGCGTTGACCATCTTGGAATTCAGGTTGATGACCATGGCGAGCTGGATGAAGTTCGCGGACGGATACAAAGCGCAGCCCTGCCCGCATTTAATGAAGGGGAAACGGTTTGCTGTTATGCCAAGTCCGACAAAACATGGGTGCAAGACCCGGCGGGGGTGGCATGGGAAACTTACCGGACGATGGAAGACGCGCAGATTTATGGAAAGAATCCGGCCATGAACGAAAGTGCTTGTTGCACCCCGGAAACCAAGGGAACGCCTGATTGCTGCGAGCCTTTGGAAGCAACCGCCGGGTGTTGCGGCTGA
- a CDS encoding Na+/H+ antiporter NhaA type: MTHANATKLDRPVDSTRDHILGNSHADMTLVEYGSYACPYCHAAHEIIAELRDRFGDRMRYVFRHRPIPGSDEAERAAELAEYASKTTGRFWPMHDALMKQGPTFHEGDLDRIASEFDLPPRDAWDETTRRAASDRVAEDARSAQRSGVLETPTFYLNNRRYEGAWDESSLAEAMLGSLGHRLHTATVDFVRWAPSAGLSLLLMTVVAVLLSNSALGSAFTSWWHEPFGLHIGGRDFTMPVLEWINDGLLTIFFLVVGLEIKREFTVGRLATRQAAALPILAACGGMIAPALIYLVIVPPGPWHAGWGMTIATDTAFAVALIVLLGERVSIELRVFLTAAVIMDDLVAIALIAMLYTDAIDMQYLLASLAVTGLLAAFNRWGVYRSLPYAVVGVVLWACLHGSGLHATLAGVILAAVTPTRPPANLRALMGQAEAVLRAEMKRAGDVMRHGPSEPALQALDVIHDRIESPASKLLRSVEPWSSYVVLPIFALANAGVVWSHGVFEGHGRLMAGIICGLVIGKPLGIFSAAWLAVRFGIAVKPTAYSWRQLFGAGALAGIGFTMSLFIAGQAFPNADDYAVAKIAVFIASLLAGVAGILILWPKDPANTHVP, from the coding sequence ATGACCCATGCAAACGCGACGAAACTGGATCGCCCTGTCGATAGCACACGGGATCACATCCTCGGAAACTCTCATGCCGACATGACCCTCGTCGAGTACGGCAGCTATGCCTGCCCCTATTGCCATGCTGCGCACGAAATCATTGCCGAATTGCGCGATCGGTTCGGCGATCGAATGCGATACGTATTTCGGCATCGACCCATTCCAGGCAGCGACGAGGCCGAACGAGCCGCCGAGCTTGCCGAATATGCGTCAAAGACGACCGGCCGATTTTGGCCGATGCACGATGCTCTGATGAAGCAAGGGCCGACGTTCCATGAAGGAGACCTCGATCGGATCGCCTCAGAGTTCGATCTGCCGCCGCGCGATGCCTGGGATGAGACGACGCGACGAGCGGCCAGTGATCGAGTTGCCGAGGACGCTCGGAGCGCGCAGCGCAGCGGCGTGCTGGAAACGCCGACCTTTTATCTGAACAACCGTCGGTATGAGGGCGCGTGGGACGAGAGCTCGTTGGCTGAAGCCATGTTGGGCTCGTTGGGGCATCGTCTTCACACTGCGACGGTGGATTTCGTTCGATGGGCGCCGTCAGCCGGCCTCTCGTTGTTGCTGATGACGGTCGTGGCGGTCCTGCTCAGCAATTCGGCGCTTGGTTCGGCATTCACCTCCTGGTGGCACGAGCCCTTTGGTCTTCACATCGGCGGCCGTGATTTCACCATGCCCGTCCTCGAATGGATCAACGACGGATTGCTGACCATTTTCTTTCTGGTGGTGGGGCTGGAAATCAAACGGGAATTCACAGTGGGCCGCTTGGCCACGAGACAGGCCGCCGCGCTTCCGATCCTCGCCGCATGCGGCGGCATGATTGCGCCGGCGTTGATTTATTTGGTCATAGTTCCGCCCGGTCCGTGGCACGCGGGTTGGGGGATGACGATCGCCACGGATACCGCCTTTGCCGTGGCATTGATCGTCCTGCTCGGAGAACGGGTGTCGATCGAGTTGCGGGTGTTCCTCACCGCCGCAGTCATCATGGACGATCTCGTGGCAATCGCACTGATCGCCATGCTGTATACGGACGCGATCGACATGCAGTATCTGCTCGCTTCGCTTGCCGTGACGGGATTACTGGCTGCCTTCAACCGGTGGGGTGTCTACCGCTCATTGCCTTATGCCGTGGTCGGGGTGGTGCTCTGGGCCTGCCTGCATGGCTCGGGGCTGCATGCGACTCTGGCCGGCGTGATCCTTGCCGCCGTCACCCCCACGCGTCCTCCGGCAAACCTTCGCGCGCTGATGGGGCAGGCGGAAGCGGTGTTGCGGGCGGAGATGAAGCGCGCCGGCGACGTCATGCGCCACGGGCCGTCGGAGCCGGCCCTTCAGGCCTTGGATGTCATCCATGATCGGATCGAATCGCCGGCCAGCAAACTGCTTCGATCGGTCGAGCCCTGGTCCAGCTACGTCGTGCTGCCGATCTTCGCATTGGCCAATGCCGGCGTGGTCTGGTCGCACGGTGTGTTCGAAGGGCACGGACGCCTAATGGCGGGGATCATATGCGGCTTGGTAATCGGAAAACCGCTTGGAATCTTTTCAGCTGCCTGGCTGGCGGTGCGCTTCGGGATTGCGGTGAAGCCGACGGCTTATTCATGGCGCCAACTATTCGGCGCCGGCGCGCTGGCCGGCATCGGGTTTACCATGTCCTTATTTATTGCGGGTCAGGCGTTTCCCAACGCCGACGACTACGCGGTCGCCAAAATTGCCGTCTTTATTGCTTCATTATTGGCGGGAGTCGCGGGCATCCTGATTCTCTGGCCCAAAGATCCGGCGAATACGCACGTGCCGTAA
- a CDS encoding Glucose-methanol-choline (GMC) oxidoreductase:NAD binding site has product MADLLGPQNTPFTLDTMGRFLCNTLREATDSVNQVLHGHTHPFDVIIVGGGTFGSVLAERLLTLDPTNSRRILILEGGPFVIPEHVQNMTFGDPTPPMRVPWEAHPGLNFAAAGLLYAVGGRSLKWGGWSPELLHEGAKGDEMAGWPGTVAAELKATYFHQSGGQIGVNSTNDFIFGPLHRALRARLFAGLTGAGAPASAMALNDLPESPLVRAFRVQNGVDPTDAELRSMLDLPSTDTTPRAQLLNMLKLEAPLGVEAHAEAGDFPGNKFSAVPLLTKASRLAANEADGVGPEADARKRLMVVGGCHVQELITETQGDNWVRVIGVRVIGPGNETVEYMLRPPQPDGRQGIAVLAAGTIESTRIALTTFQQSLAGRAAQRMGQNLMCHLRSNFGMRIPIAAYPGLPKALAASALFLKGKTQINGKDRFFHLQITASAGSTALADSEAELFKKVPDLDSMEKLRLADDKSIALVLRGIGEMSPHNPDSNVTLTDQPPQDFFRPRAEVAIGNAHDNDPNASQQTRDDNAFWNVMDDFTEQVALIFANGQPFELLTKTQVIPMAGTATAADIRNAYPREGDRRDGLGTTHHEAGTLWMGDDVAQSVTNEYGRIHDTTNCYVAGPALFPTIGSPNPMLTGVALARRTGQKLTDSVLSSAKINPEPGFTSLFDGTRASLSQWKLFGQGKFYLRDGVIVARPFGGLGLLAFPQGFNDFELRLQFFLDRVDDNSGVFVRFRNPIKPVPRRDGSGSDIYKDLPFVAVDTGFEIQIDELALGNHDKGEPDGMDKKRTGAIYDIPTTPGWIQQAFTGRVRQAKLNVWNDYSIQVRKVAGGDLYTVYLNGELTTTYTNTDNYRGKPVSADADSGWIGLQSHTGRVGFRNIRIKV; this is encoded by the coding sequence ATGGCGGATCTGCTTGGACCGCAAAACACACCCTTCACGTTGGACACCATGGGTCGTTTCCTGTGCAACACGCTGCGGGAGGCGACGGACAGCGTTAATCAAGTGCTGCACGGGCATACTCATCCCTTCGACGTTATCATTGTCGGCGGAGGGACGTTCGGAAGCGTACTGGCCGAGCGGCTCTTGACGCTTGATCCGACAAATAGTCGCAGAATTCTGATATTGGAGGGCGGCCCATTTGTCATACCCGAGCACGTCCAGAACATGACGTTTGGTGACCCCACTCCCCCCATGCGCGTGCCGTGGGAGGCTCATCCTGGTTTGAACTTTGCCGCTGCTGGTCTGCTGTATGCCGTCGGAGGGCGTTCACTGAAATGGGGCGGCTGGTCACCTGAACTTCTGCACGAAGGCGCCAAGGGCGATGAGATGGCCGGATGGCCGGGCACCGTTGCCGCCGAACTCAAGGCCACCTATTTCCACCAATCCGGTGGGCAGATCGGCGTCAACAGCACCAATGACTTCATTTTTGGTCCCTTGCATAGGGCACTCCGTGCGCGCCTCTTTGCGGGCCTCACCGGCGCGGGCGCTCCGGCATCGGCAATGGCCCTGAATGATCTTCCGGAGAGTCCACTGGTTCGAGCTTTTCGTGTGCAAAACGGCGTCGATCCCACCGATGCGGAACTACGGAGCATGCTCGACCTTCCATCGACCGACACCACACCGCGGGCGCAATTGCTCAACATGCTCAAGCTGGAAGCCCCATTGGGCGTTGAAGCGCATGCAGAGGCCGGAGATTTTCCAGGCAACAAGTTCAGCGCCGTTCCCCTGCTTACCAAGGCATCGCGCCTGGCGGCGAACGAAGCGGATGGCGTCGGCCCGGAAGCGGATGCGCGCAAGAGGCTCATGGTTGTCGGCGGGTGCCACGTGCAAGAATTGATCACCGAGACGCAAGGCGATAATTGGGTACGCGTCATCGGCGTCCGTGTCATCGGACCAGGCAACGAGACGGTCGAGTACATGCTCAGGCCCCCACAGCCGGACGGACGCCAAGGCATCGCGGTGCTTGCGGCTGGGACGATCGAAAGCACGCGCATCGCGTTGACGACGTTTCAGCAGTCGCTTGCTGGTCGTGCCGCCCAGCGGATGGGCCAGAATCTTATGTGCCACCTGCGCTCGAACTTCGGCATGCGGATTCCGATTGCCGCGTACCCCGGCTTGCCCAAGGCCCTCGCAGCATCAGCCTTGTTCCTCAAGGGCAAGACACAAATCAACGGGAAGGACCGTTTCTTTCATCTGCAAATCACGGCGTCGGCGGGCAGCACCGCACTGGCGGATTCTGAGGCGGAACTGTTCAAAAAGGTCCCCGACCTCGATTCCATGGAGAAGCTGCGGCTGGCCGACGACAAGAGCATCGCACTGGTGTTGCGCGGCATCGGCGAAATGTCGCCGCACAATCCCGACAGTAACGTCACGTTGACGGACCAACCTCCGCAAGACTTCTTCCGTCCACGCGCCGAGGTTGCGATCGGGAATGCCCACGATAATGATCCCAATGCGAGCCAGCAAACGCGCGACGACAACGCGTTCTGGAACGTGATGGACGATTTCACGGAGCAGGTGGCATTGATCTTCGCCAATGGCCAACCGTTCGAACTGCTGACGAAGACCCAAGTGATACCCATGGCGGGCACAGCCACGGCGGCCGACATTCGCAATGCATACCCGCGAGAGGGGGATCGCCGGGATGGGTTGGGAACAACTCACCACGAGGCCGGCACGCTCTGGATGGGCGATGACGTGGCGCAGTCTGTTACCAATGAGTATGGCCGCATTCACGATACGACCAACTGTTATGTCGCCGGACCGGCCCTTTTTCCCACCATCGGTTCACCCAACCCTATGTTGACCGGTGTCGCTCTGGCTCGGCGTACCGGCCAGAAACTGACGGATAGCGTCCTGTCCTCGGCAAAGATAAACCCCGAACCGGGTTTCACCTCCCTGTTTGACGGCACACGCGCCTCTTTAAGCCAGTGGAAGTTGTTCGGTCAGGGCAAATTTTATTTGCGCGACGGCGTGATCGTGGCGCGTCCCTTCGGCGGCTTAGGATTGCTCGCGTTCCCTCAAGGCTTCAATGATTTCGAATTGCGGCTGCAGTTTTTCTTGGACCGCGTGGATGACAATTCCGGCGTCTTCGTGCGCTTCCGCAATCCGATCAAACCCGTGCCTCGCCGCGACGGCAGCGGCAGCGATATCTATAAGGATTTGCCATTTGTCGCGGTTGATACCGGCTTTGAGATCCAAATCGACGAGCTTGCTCTGGGAAATCACGACAAGGGCGAACCCGACGGCATGGACAAGAAACGTACCGGCGCAATCTATGATATTCCCACCACGCCCGGCTGGATCCAGCAAGCCTTCACTGGCCGAGTGAGGCAGGCCAAGCTCAATGTCTGGAATGACTATTCCATCCAGGTTCGCAAAGTGGCCGGCGGCGATCTCTACACCGTGTATCTGAACGGCGAATTGACGACGACATACACCAATACGGACAACTACCGTGGCAAGCCGGTGTCGGCTGACGCCGATTCCGGCTGGATCGGCCTGCAATCGCACACGGGACGAGTTGGCTTCCGGAATATTCGGATCAAAGTGTAA
- a CDS encoding Arsenical resistance operon repressor has translation MDIHDAVAAFEALSQETRLRVFRLLVEHGRDGAPAGILSETLGIPHNTLSFHLSRMSHAGLVLSQREGRSIIYRANFEFFTDLIRYMVKDCCRMEFASIREDKKRGCSVIEMPSCCPSKGKEKTS, from the coding sequence ATGGACATACATGACGCAGTGGCTGCTTTTGAGGCTCTTTCACAGGAAACCCGGTTGCGGGTGTTCCGCTTGCTCGTCGAGCATGGGAGGGATGGTGCGCCCGCCGGAATTTTAAGCGAGACACTCGGCATTCCCCATAACACACTGTCCTTCCATTTATCGCGGATGAGTCATGCGGGGCTTGTCCTCTCGCAGCGCGAAGGACGCTCTATTATTTACCGGGCGAATTTTGAGTTTTTTACCGATCTCATCCGCTACATGGTGAAGGATTGTTGCCGCATGGAGTTCGCCAGTATCCGCGAGGATAAAAAGCGCGGATGTTCCGTCATCGAGATGCCAAGCTGTTGCCCGTCCAAAGGAAAGGAGAAAACATCATGA